The window GGCAGAGCGCACTGTCTATCGCGCGCAGTCCCGTGTGCTGGAACCAATCCGTCATCTTGCACTGCTTGAACCTCTCCTCGCCGACCTTGCCACTGATTTGTGCGACCAGCTTTTTGCCCGTCAGCAGGGTTTGCGCCGCGTAAGGTTCGAGGCGTTTCGGGTCGATGGCCATATCGCTGTGCTGAACGCCGAAACCGCATCTCCGATCCGCATTCCAGACCATATTGCGCGGCTGTTTTCGGAAGGGCTGCAAACGCTGGATGCTGGGTTTGGCTTCGACGCGTTCGCCCTCACGGCATTATGGCACGAAGATATGGCTGCGCTGCAGGCAGCGCTGGATGAGGAGCCTGTCAAAGGCATCGCCCTGCCGCAATTGATCGACCGGTTATCCGCCCGGATTGGCGCGGACCGTGTGAGCAGGCCGGTTCCCTATGCCAGTCACGTACCGGAACGATCCGTGGGTTGGCGGTCCGCCTTGCAAGGAGAGCTGGATTTCGCGCCACCAGCACCATCCAACGAACGCCCGATCCGCCTGTTCGATCGCCCCGAGATCATTACCGTGATTTATGCCACGCCAGAAGGCCCTCCCCGCCGGTTCCGCTGGCGGCGGGTGCTGCACGATGTGGTGAAGGTGGAGGGGCCGGAACGGATCGCACCCGAATGGTGGCGCGAACGCTCTACTGCCCGGTTGCGCGATTATTACAAGGTGGAGGACGAAGCCGGGCGGCGCTTCTGGATTTTTCGTGGCGGCGTTGTGGATGATGGCCGCGGCGGTCCGCCGCAATGGTTCATGCACGGGTTGTTCGCATGATGGGGCGGCTTTTATAACATGCCCGATCCATCGCTCACCCCGCCCAAGCCGATCCTGGTACGGACCGATGATTTCGAACCCAACGCGCCTACCCCTTATGTGGAATTGGGCCTTATTAGCGCGTTTTCATTCCTGCGCGGTGCATCGCAGGCGCGCCAGATCATCGAGACCGCTTTTGAACTCGGGTACCATGCACTCGGCATTGCCGACTGCAACACGATGGCAGGCGTTGTGCAGCATCATGCCAATGCTAAGGTCGCCAAAATTCGTCCGGTTATCGGCTGCCGTCTGGAACTGATGGAGGGGTATGCATTTCTTGCTTACCCGAAGGATCGCGATGCCTATGGCCGGCTGTGCACACTGCTTTCCCAAGGCAAGATGCAAACGCTGGATGGTGAATGGCAGGACAAGGGCGAATGCCACCTTACGCTCGACATGCTCGCGCAGCATAGCGACGGCGTTCAATTAATCGCATTGCCGGGCGACGATGTGGCTGCCTTCTCCAAAGCACTACCCAGCCTGGCGGTGAAACTGCCGTCCCTCAAACATATTGCCGCAGCATATCTGTACCGCGGAAATGATCGCGCGCGGATCGCAATGCTGGACCAGCTGGCGGCCGATAACGGGCTGATGATCCTGGCCACAAACGATGTACATTATCATGTGCCAAGCCGCCGCCCGCTGCAGGACGTAATGACCTGCATTCGGGAAAAAACCACCATTGCCAATGCAGGCTATCTGCTTAACTCAAACGGCGAACGCCACCTGAAATCTCCGGAGGAGATGCAGCGCCTGTTTGCCTCATGGCCTCATGCGATTGCGGCCACGCGCGACGTTGCGGACGCCTGCAATTTCTCGCTCGATGAATTGCGCTACGAATACCCCGAACTCAGTGTGCCCAAGGGCATGACGCCAAACGAGTATCTCGCAGAACTGACCTGGGCCGGTGCGCAGCAACGTTATCCGCAAGGAACCCCTGCCGCCATTCACGCGACGCTGGAAAAGGAACTGGCACTGATCGCGAAAATGGAATTTTCGCCCTATTTTCTGACCATTCACGATATCGTTCAATACGCGCGCAGACAGGGAATCCTGTGCCAGGGGCGCGGGTCGGCTGCCAACAGTGCGGTCTGTTACTGCCTCAAGATCACTTCCGTCGATCCGGCACAATGCGAGCTTTTGTTCGAACGGTTCATTTCCGAAGAACGCAAGGAACCGCCCGATATCGACGTCGATTTCGAACATGAACGGCGCGAAGAGGTTATCCAGCATATCTACAACCAATATGGCCGCGACCGCGCCGGACTATGCGCCACTGTGATCCACTACCGCCCGCGCAGTGCCATTCGCGAGGTGGGTAAGGCGATGGGTCTGTCCGAAGATGTAACGGCCTCAATCGCGAAGACGATCTGGGGCAGTTGGGGCAGCGAAATGGATGGGGAACGGGTGCAGAAGGAAACCGGGCTCGACCTGGCCGACCCCTATCTCAAACGAGCCATCGCTTTAGCCGATCAGATGATAGGAATGCCGCGCCATCTTTCGCAGCATGTTGGCGGATTCATCCTGACCAAGGGCGCGCTGACCAACACGATTCCCATCGGCAACGGAGCTATGCCGGAACGCAGTTTCATCGAATGGGACAAGGACGACATCGAGGAACTGGGCATCCTCAAGATCGATGTTCTGGCGTTGGGAATGCTGACCTGCATCCGCAAATGCTTCACACTGATCGAGACACATTGCGGCGAAACCCATACCCTCGCCAGCGTGGAGCAGGAGGATGCGGCAGTATACGACATGCTGCAAAAGGGGGATTCCCTGGGCGTATTCCAGGTGGAAAGCCGCGCGCAGATGAACATGCTGCCGCGTCTACGACCCAAAACGTTTTACGATCTGGTCATTCAGGTTGCTATTGTGCGGCCCGGTCCGATCCAGGGCGACATGGTCCACCCATACCTCAAACGCCGCAAGGGCAAGGAAGCGTTCGAATATCCATCGCCCGGCATCGAATTTGGTGACCCCGATGAACTGAAGGATATCCTCAAGCGCACATTGGGCGTGCCGATCTTTCAGGAACAGGCAATGAAAATCGCCATGGTAGCGGCGCGGTTCAGCCCGGCCGAAGCAAACCAGTTGCGCAAGGCCATGGCCACCTTCCGCAGTCGCGGCCTGGTGTCCGAACATAAGGAAAAGATGGTCGGCCGTATGGTGGAGCGTGGATACGACGAAGAATTTGCCGCACGGTGTTTCAGCCAGATCGAGGGGTTCGGCGAGTATGGTTTTCCCGAGAGCCACGCCGCCAGCTTCGCTCATCTCGTTTATGTCTCCAGCTGGATCAAACACTACTACCCGGCGATCTTCGCCGCCGGGCTGCTCAATTCCCAGCCAATGGGGTTCTATGCACCGGCACAGATCGTACGCGATGCGCGCGAACATGGCGTCACGGTGCTTGCTGCCGATGTGAACTACAGTCAGTGGGACAACACTGTCGAATGGCAAATGATAGCCGGGAAAAGGCAACTTGTCCTGCGGCTTGGCCTGCGCCAGATCGAGGGGTTCGGTGAAGCTGACGCGGCTCGCCTGCTGAACGCGCGTGATACTCCTTATGCCGATCTGGAAGATCTGAGAGATAGGGCGCGGCTGCATTCGCGCCCGATCAACCTGCTTGCTGCCGCCGATGCGTTCCGTTCCACCGGCAAGGATCGCCGCGCAGCCCTGTGGGACGCCCGGGCGTTGAAGGCGGTTCCGGACCTGCCGCTATTCGCTTTCACACGTCAGCGCGACGAGGGTGAGGATGCGTTGGTACAGCTTCCTGCTATGCCACTGAGCGAGCATGTTGTCGCCGACTACCAGACCATGCGGCTGTCACTGAAAGCGCACCCTTTCACTTTCCTGCGCCAGACCTACACCGAACAGGGGTTCATACCCGCTGCCACGTTACGCGATCAGCGGTTCAACGCGCCGGTCAAGGTGGCCGGCATCGTGCTAATCAGGCAGAAACCGGGTAGTGCGAAGGGTGTATGCTTCATCACGCTGGAAGATGAAGGTGGGGTCATAAATCTTGTCGTATGGCCCGACGTAATGGAGCGATACCGCAAGGTCGTGATGGGCGCGCGTCTGATGGAGGTTCATGGAAGGATGCAGAAAGACGAGGACGTAATCCATGTTGTCGCCGAACAACTCTATGACGCAACGCCTAAGCTGCTTAGCCTGTCCGACGATCTGCTGGAAACCGACGTAGCCCGCGCCGATCACGTGGTCAGCCCGCTCCCCAGCAGCCTCAATAGTCACCCGCGCGACGCGAAGGTCATTCCATCGTCCCGGGATTTCCACTGAGACCAATTGGAGCACTAGCCTTCCTTGGCATAAGCTTAGTTTATTCACACGTGCAAAAGCTGGGCGGCAATGGCTATAGCCCGCGTGATGGTCAACACCCCCAACGACACCGAGCCCACCGATACCGCGTCGGACTCCGTCCAACGCTTGCTTACCGTAATGGCCCGTCTCAGGGACCCGGTTACAGGCTGCAGCTGGGATTTGGCACAGGATTTTGCCTCCATCGCGCCTTATACAATCGAGGAGGCTTACGAGGTTGCCGATGCGATCGAACGCACGGCCTATGCGGATTTGCGGGAGGAGTTGGGCGATCTTTTGCTGCAGGTCGTTTTCCACGCGCGGATCGCTGAAGAAGCGGGACTGTTCACCTTTACCGATGTTGCAAACAGCATCAGCGATAAGATGGTAGCGCGTCACCCGCATATCTTCGGCAATGCGGGCGGAACCATGGGCGAAACGCGCTGGGAAAAACTCAAGGCCGCAGAACGCCAGCAGAAAGGCGAGGCGAGCGCGATGGACGGCGTAGCCACCACCCTGCCCGCAGCTTTACGCGCGCAAAAGCTTCAAAAACGCGCCGCCCGTGATGGGTTCGACTGGCCCGACACGGCCGGTCCGGCAGCCAAGGTCATCGAAGAGATGGAGGAGCTCAAAACCGCCGATGCCGGTCACAAGGTGGAAGAGGCGGGCGACCTGATGTTTGCCGCAGTCAATCTGGTTCGCGCTCACGGTATCGCCGCCGAGGATGCCTTGCGCGCGGCCAACCGCAAATTCGAGCGCCGTTATCGCTCCATGGAAACGCTGGCGAACAACACCGATGCAAGCTTTGCAAACCTGACACTCGACGAAAAAGAGAGCCTTTGGCAAGCCGTCAAACGCGGCGAGAAATCATAGGCTTTCGAACTGTCCAAGCTCTTTCGGATTGAGCAGCACCTTTAACCGCCGCAACGGCTCACCGTCGAGCTCGCCGGCGTCGGAATCCTCTGCTACATCGCCGTGAGCGTGCAGCCAGGCGATGCGCCGCCCTGCCCTTGCAGGCAGCACGATCTCGTGCAATTGCGCCTTTGCGGTGAGCAATTCGGCGATACGGGTGTCGAGGGTGTCGACCCCCTCCCCCGTCTCGGCTGAAACGGCCACGACCATATCGTCATGGCCCGCCTGCTCCCGAATGTCCTGCGTCCGGTCACCTTCCAGCAGATCGACCTTGTTCCAGACTTCCAGAATGGGAATAGGCGGCTTTGCAGGCTGAATATCCTCGCCGTTTTCGGCTCCAGCATCGATCACATCGAGATCGCGCAGGATCGATAGCACCTGCGACTTTTGCGCGGCGCTCGCAGGGTTGGCGATATCTCTCACATGTACGATCAGGTCGGCGCCGGTAACCTCTTCCAAGGTGGCGCGGAAAGCGGCAACAAGCTGCGTCGGAAGATCGGAAATGAAGCCGACAGTATCGGACAGAATCGCCTTTTCTACGCCCGGAAGCGAGATGGCGCGCATTGTCGGGTCCAGCGTGGCGAACAAAAGATCCTCCGCCATCACTTCTGCGCCGGTCATGCGGTTGAACAGCGTGGATTTTCCGGCGTTGGTGTAACCGACAAGAGCAACGACCGGCCATGGGGCCTTGCCGCGGCGGTCACGGTGCAAGGTACGTGTGCGGCGCACCTGGTCCAGTTCGCGGCGCAATCGCCCCATCCGCTGGCGGATCATCCGGCGGTCGGCCTCGATCTGCGTTTCGCCCGGACCACCGAGGAAGCCGAAGCCGCCGCGCTGCCTTTCCAGGTGGGTCCAGCTGCGCACAAGGCGGCTTTGCTGGTAGTCGAGATGCGCCAATTCTACCTGCAGGCGCCCTTCCGCAGTATCGGCGCGCTCACCGAAAATTTCCAGAATCAATCCGGTGCGGTCGATAACCTTGCGCTTCAGCCTGTCTTCCAGATTGCGCTGCTGGATCGGACTGAGCGCGCCATCGATGATGACAAGTTCGGCATCTTCCTGCGCGCAAGCGGTGGCAATATTGTCCACCTGACCTTGTCCGAACAAGGTGCCCGGCTTCACCGCACGTATGGGAATAATCTCTGCCCGGGCAACGACCACACCGATAGCGAGCGCGAGGCCGCATGCCTCTTCGAGCCGCGATTCCGGTTCAAGATCGTGAACTGTGCCGCGAATGTCCGGGCTGATAACTACGGCGCGCGCGCCGCGGGTTACATCGTCGAGCAGATTGTCATCGAAACTCAACTGTCGTCGCTTTCAGTCCAGTCGTCGGTGAGGTCCACATTCTCGGCCGGCTGGATAGTGGAAACGGCGTGTTTGTACGCAAGTTGCACATACCCATCGCGTTCCAGCAACACACTAAACAAGTCATAGGCGGCAATCGCGCCTTGCAGCATCACGCCGTTCACCAGAAACATCGTGACCTGCACCTCTGCTTCGCTGACGCGTGACAGGAACACGTCTTGCAGCAGACGCTGCTTGCGGTTTCCCTCCGCGCTTTCGAATTGCGAAGCA of the Alteripontixanthobacter maritimus genome contains:
- a CDS encoding Y-family DNA polymerase — its product is MTERRIVSIWFPQMAMDLWRKKHGRPDDGTPLVLVSEGTHGTVIDAASTAALHAGAKCGQRLTDARAICPALVVEQSNHASDAAWLERLTGWAHRWSPWTAMDGMDGLLIDATGAAHCFGGEAAMQADMRARFTAMGFVSHVAIAPTIGGAWALARFGSASGTANVDRADLTRALAPLPIECLRIDTDVILLLRRVGLKTVGALADIPTLALARRFRSLGLAKRFASRKANAQANPLHRLQQALGHIEETVAPLAERTVYRAQSRVLEPIRHLALLEPLLADLATDLCDQLFARQQGLRRVRFEAFRVDGHIAVLNAETASPIRIPDHIARLFSEGLQTLDAGFGFDAFALTALWHEDMAALQAALDEEPVKGIALPQLIDRLSARIGADRVSRPVPYASHVPERSVGWRSALQGELDFAPPAPSNERPIRLFDRPEIITVIYATPEGPPRRFRWRRVLHDVVKVEGPERIAPEWWRERSTARLRDYYKVEDEAGRRFWIFRGGVVDDGRGGPPQWFMHGLFA
- a CDS encoding error-prone DNA polymerase, with the translated sequence MPDPSLTPPKPILVRTDDFEPNAPTPYVELGLISAFSFLRGASQARQIIETAFELGYHALGIADCNTMAGVVQHHANAKVAKIRPVIGCRLELMEGYAFLAYPKDRDAYGRLCTLLSQGKMQTLDGEWQDKGECHLTLDMLAQHSDGVQLIALPGDDVAAFSKALPSLAVKLPSLKHIAAAYLYRGNDRARIAMLDQLAADNGLMILATNDVHYHVPSRRPLQDVMTCIREKTTIANAGYLLNSNGERHLKSPEEMQRLFASWPHAIAATRDVADACNFSLDELRYEYPELSVPKGMTPNEYLAELTWAGAQQRYPQGTPAAIHATLEKELALIAKMEFSPYFLTIHDIVQYARRQGILCQGRGSAANSAVCYCLKITSVDPAQCELLFERFISEERKEPPDIDVDFEHERREEVIQHIYNQYGRDRAGLCATVIHYRPRSAIREVGKAMGLSEDVTASIAKTIWGSWGSEMDGERVQKETGLDLADPYLKRAIALADQMIGMPRHLSQHVGGFILTKGALTNTIPIGNGAMPERSFIEWDKDDIEELGILKIDVLALGMLTCIRKCFTLIETHCGETHTLASVEQEDAAVYDMLQKGDSLGVFQVESRAQMNMLPRLRPKTFYDLVIQVAIVRPGPIQGDMVHPYLKRRKGKEAFEYPSPGIEFGDPDELKDILKRTLGVPIFQEQAMKIAMVAARFSPAEANQLRKAMATFRSRGLVSEHKEKMVGRMVERGYDEEFAARCFSQIEGFGEYGFPESHAASFAHLVYVSSWIKHYYPAIFAAGLLNSQPMGFYAPAQIVRDAREHGVTVLAADVNYSQWDNTVEWQMIAGKRQLVLRLGLRQIEGFGEADAARLLNARDTPYADLEDLRDRARLHSRPINLLAAADAFRSTGKDRRAALWDARALKAVPDLPLFAFTRQRDEGEDALVQLPAMPLSEHVVADYQTMRLSLKAHPFTFLRQTYTEQGFIPAATLRDQRFNAPVKVAGIVLIRQKPGSAKGVCFITLEDEGGVINLVVWPDVMERYRKVVMGARLMEVHGRMQKDEDVIHVVAEQLYDATPKLLSLSDDLLETDVARADHVVSPLPSSLNSHPRDAKVIPSSRDFH
- the mazG gene encoding nucleoside triphosphate pyrophosphohydrolase, yielding MVNTPNDTEPTDTASDSVQRLLTVMARLRDPVTGCSWDLAQDFASIAPYTIEEAYEVADAIERTAYADLREELGDLLLQVVFHARIAEEAGLFTFTDVANSISDKMVARHPHIFGNAGGTMGETRWEKLKAAERQQKGEASAMDGVATTLPAALRAQKLQKRAARDGFDWPDTAGPAAKVIEEMEELKTADAGHKVEEAGDLMFAAVNLVRAHGIAAEDALRAANRKFERRYRSMETLANNTDASFANLTLDEKESLWQAVKRGEKS
- the hflX gene encoding GTPase HflX, which encodes MSFDDNLLDDVTRGARAVVISPDIRGTVHDLEPESRLEEACGLALAIGVVVARAEIIPIRAVKPGTLFGQGQVDNIATACAQEDAELVIIDGALSPIQQRNLEDRLKRKVIDRTGLILEIFGERADTAEGRLQVELAHLDYQQSRLVRSWTHLERQRGGFGFLGGPGETQIEADRRMIRQRMGRLRRELDQVRRTRTLHRDRRGKAPWPVVALVGYTNAGKSTLFNRMTGAEVMAEDLLFATLDPTMRAISLPGVEKAILSDTVGFISDLPTQLVAAFRATLEEVTGADLIVHVRDIANPASAAQKSQVLSILRDLDVIDAGAENGEDIQPAKPPIPILEVWNKVDLLEGDRTQDIREQAGHDDMVVAVSAETGEGVDTLDTRIAELLTAKAQLHEIVLPARAGRRIAWLHAHGDVAEDSDAGELDGEPLRRLKVLLNPKELGQFESL